DNA from Frateuria edaphi:
GTGCGGTTTCCTACGCGGAAAAGCCCATTTTACGGCTACGAAAGCCGCCAATGCTTCGGTATTCTGGCTGTTCACAACTTCCAAGGGCGGTCCACCATGAATGCACGTTCCGCACTCCTGATCCTGCTCGGCCTGGTCATCGGCGTCCTCGGCACCGTCTTCGCCATGAAGGCGCTGGGCAATCGCAACCCCATGCCGCACGCGGTGATGACAGTGATGGGCCACCACATGGGCGCGCTCGGCCAGGCGGTCAAGACCAAGCAGTGCGACGCCGCGCAGGTCAACGACCACTTGCTGCGGCTGCAGTCGACCGCATCGGACATCCCCGTCGCCTTCCCGGGCGCCGAGCAGGATTTCCTCGACCATTCCGGTCGCCTGCGTACGGCCCTGCAGGGCGCGGTGCAGG
Protein-coding regions in this window:
- a CDS encoding cytochrome c, with product MNARSALLILLGLVIGVLGTVFAMKALGNRNPMPHAVMTVMGHHMGALGQAVKTKQCDAAQVNDHLLRLQSTASDIPVAFPGAEQDFLDHSGRLRTALQGAVQAHPTDCAALAQAIKPVGDACQSCHEQYR